The nucleotide window GAGCCCGGGAGCCGCGGGGGCGTCACCGCGACGGGTTACCGCAAGGAGCGCCGGAACGACATGGAGATCCCGGCCTTCGTGCGCAAGTCCGAGTTCGAGCAGAAGTCCGACACGGTCAGGCGCCCGTCCGTGGCCCTTATCGAGGAGGAGGAGTTCGAGGTGCCGGCCTTCCTGAGGCGCCAGGCGGACTGACCCAGGTGTCGTCCGGGACCGCCGAGGCGGAAACCTGGATCTCGCCGCCCCCCCGAGGCGGCGGGGTGCCGGTGGCCGTGGCCTACCCCAACAGCTACCGGGTGGGCATGTCGAACCTCGGGTACCAGGCGGTCCTGGGGGCGTTCCTGCGGCACCCGGGCTTCGACGCCAGAAGGGTGTTCTGGGACGGCCGGGCCCTCACCTTCCCCGACGGGGGCCGAAACCTGGATGACTTCGCAGCGGTAGCCTTTTCCGTTTCCTACCAGCCGGACCTTGTTCACCTCCCCCGGATGCTGGAAACGGGAAAGGCCCCTTCAGGAAAGGCCGCCCACGGGCCGATCGTCATCGGCGGCGGCGTCGCCCTGACCATCAACCCCGAAACTTCGGCCTCCTGGTTCGACCTGGTGGTCCTCGGCGACAGCGAGCCGGTCCTGCCTGCCATCATGGACGGGATCCTGGCCTCGCACCGGGACGGCGCCGGCCTTAACGAAAAGCTCTCCTCCCTTGACGGCATCTACATCCCCGATCAGCGCCCGCGCACCGTGAAGCCGATCTTTCTCAAGGACCTGGACACCCGGCCGGCCCGCCCGGCCGTGCTCTCGAAAAGCTCGGAGTTCGGGGAGCTGTATCCCGTCGAGATCTCCAGGGGGTGCTCAGCCGGCTGCCGGTTCTGCGCCGCCGGGACCGTGTGCGGGCCCGTGCGGTTCCTGGGGTTTGACACCTTTGTCCGGGAAGCGGGCAGAGGGCTTACGTTCCGACACAAGATAGGCCTCGTAGGTACGGCCGTCTCTTATCACCCCCGTCTCGAAGAGATGGCCGTCTTCACACTGGAGGAGGGAGGAACCTTCTCTCCCTCCTCCATCCGCGCCGAGAGGATCACCCCCCGGCTCGCGGCCCTGCTGGCAAGGGCCGGGCACCGCACGGTGTCCCTCGCGCCCGAGGCGGGAACCGAGAAGCTCCGGTCGGCGGTGGGAAAAGGTTTTTCCGACGGCCTTTTCCTCGAAAAGGCGGGGATCCTCCTCGAAGCAGGCATCCCCAACATCAAGCTTTACTTCATGGCGGGGCTCCCAGGCGAGGAGGACGCGGACATGGCCGGGATCGTGGATCTCGCTGCACGGCTGCGCGACCTCATGGTCCGGCACGGCCGGAGCCGCGGCAGGGTCGGGACGGTCACGGTGAGCGTCAACCCCTTCGTGCCCAAACCCCGCACGGCTTTCGAGCGGATGCCCATGGCGGAAGAGTCGGCCCTGACCCGGCGGCTGAAGATGGTCCGGAAAGGGCTCGGACCGGTGGGCGGGGTCAGGGTCCAGACGGGCTCCGTGAGGGGGGCCTGCCTGGACGCGCTGCTCTCCCTGGGCGGCCGGCAGGTGGCCACCGTGCTGGACAAGCTGCCTCCCGGCGGTGTATCAATAAAACGCCTGGTTAAGATCTTCCCCGAAGCGGAGCAGGTTCTGTTCGGCCGCGGAGAAGGGGAGATGCCCTGGAGTTTTATAAAATAAAGTGGAAAGTGGAATAAAGAGCTGGAAGATGGAAGGTGGAAGGTGGAAGAAATCGTTTGAACCTTGCCTTGCTTCCCCATTCCGACTTCCCTGTTCCCTCTTCCTCATTCCCAATTCCCTTTGCCCTCTTCGAGGAAAAACAATGCCTGTAAGTTTTACCAAGCGCCTGTTCCGACGCAAGAAGCTCATCCTGGCCTCCGGTTCGCCCAGGCGGAAGGAGCTCATGGACCTCACGGGCCTGAAATACCAGGTCATTACCCCCACTGTGAGCGAGAGGGTCCACCCCGAGGAGGCGCCCAGGGACCACGTGCAGCGCCTGGCCCTGGAAAAGGCCATCAGCGTGGCGGCCAACAACCCGGACGACGTGGTGTTAGGGTGCGACACCATCGTCGTGGTGAACGGCCGCGCCATCCTCGGAAAGCCCCGCAACAAGAAAGAGGCCAGGGAGATGCTGACTCAGATCGCCGGGCGGGAGCACACCGTGCTGTCGAGCGTGGTGGCCGTGTGGCACCGCAGGGGCAAGCAGCGCGCGGTGACGGTGGAAACCCGCGTGCGGGTCAAGCAGATCGAGGAGTGGGAGATGAACTGGTACCTCGACAGCGGCGAGCCCATGGACAAGGCGGGGGCGTATGCCATCCAGGGGAAGGGGGCGATCTTCATAGAGGGGATCGTGGGGAGCCATACCAACGTCATAGGGCTGCCGCTGATGGAGACGGTGATGTTGCTGAGAAGTTTCGGGGTACGGCTCTAGGCAATTCCAGATTCCGAATTCCAATTAAAAGCATTTACCGCAGGGTACGCAGCGCGGCCAGCTTAAGGCCGCTCCGCCCGGCTTCATCACGCCAAGGGCGTGACTCCGCCAAAATCAAGCCAGGCATGGAGTCTCTTTCGGCCTGGCTCAACGGGCCTTTCTTGATTCGAAGCGCGTCATTGCGCAGGATGTCAGCCATAGTACGGTTGAAAAGAGGTTTTATTGCATGGGCCGAGTGCAGGGAGGCATCCTCACGGTGCAGTTCACTTACAGGGAAAAGCTGATCCGCATCATCGGCGTTGGATACTGGAGGAAAGGCAGAAAATTTTATGAAGAAGAAAATAAAATACACAGATGAGCCGTTGGGCGATCTGGCGGTCATCGAAGACTTCCTGCCCCCGCCGGAGGAACTGGTGCTCAAGGAGGATAATGTCAAAGTCACCATTTCCTTGAGCAGGTCGAGCGTCGAATATTTCAAGTCCGTGGCCAAGGACAATCAAACCCAGTACCAGAAGATGATCCGGAGCGTACTGGACCATTACGCTTCAAAATATCGACAGGGCAATGAGGCCGGAAGTTCCGGCAAGAAGAAACAGCACCGGATTGGCTGACAGGCCCTGTCCTGGGGAGGCAAACCGCAGACTCTTGACCCTGGCATGCCACGCCTCAGTCACACCTGCGGCGTGACTACGGCGGGACCCTGGACCCCGGTCTTCCCTTAATGCGTACGTGAGTGATGGCGTAAGGTCTGATCTCTGCTGCGCACGCACGCTTCACGCACACATGGCAAACCTTTGGAACTGCCATTCCCTCCGGGGCTACATGCTACCCTTTCTTTTTCGGCTGCTTGTCCCTGGCGTTTTTGATCTTCTGGTCATGTTTCTTGTTCAGCTGTTTCTTGTTCTTGTCCTTGTCTTTCTTGCCCTTGTCTCCCATTGCCTGCTCCCTTTCTGTCTGGAAGTTATTAATCCGCCGGGCTCTTCATGATGTCGGCCCCCGGATTCTTACTATCCGGGAAGATTAA belongs to bacterium and includes:
- a CDS encoding radical SAM protein, producing MSSGTAEAETWISPPPRGGGVPVAVAYPNSYRVGMSNLGYQAVLGAFLRHPGFDARRVFWDGRALTFPDGGRNLDDFAAVAFSVSYQPDLVHLPRMLETGKAPSGKAAHGPIVIGGGVALTINPETSASWFDLVVLGDSEPVLPAIMDGILASHRDGAGLNEKLSSLDGIYIPDQRPRTVKPIFLKDLDTRPARPAVLSKSSEFGELYPVEISRGCSAGCRFCAAGTVCGPVRFLGFDTFVREAGRGLTFRHKIGLVGTAVSYHPRLEEMAVFTLEEGGTFSPSSIRAERITPRLAALLARAGHRTVSLAPEAGTEKLRSAVGKGFSDGLFLEKAGILLEAGIPNIKLYFMAGLPGEEDADMAGIVDLAARLRDLMVRHGRSRGRVGTVTVSVNPFVPKPRTAFERMPMAEESALTRRLKMVRKGLGPVGGVRVQTGSVRGACLDALLSLGGRQVATVLDKLPPGGVSIKRLVKIFPEAEQVLFGRGEGEMPWSFIK
- a CDS encoding Maf family protein, producing the protein MPVSFTKRLFRRKKLILASGSPRRKELMDLTGLKYQVITPTVSERVHPEEAPRDHVQRLALEKAISVAANNPDDVVLGCDTIVVVNGRAILGKPRNKKEAREMLTQIAGREHTVLSSVVAVWHRRGKQRAVTVETRVRVKQIEEWEMNWYLDSGEPMDKAGAYAIQGKGAIFIEGIVGSHTNVIGLPLMETVMLLRSFGVRL
- a CDS encoding CopG family transcriptional regulator; amino-acid sequence: MKKKIKYTDEPLGDLAVIEDFLPPPEELVLKEDNVKVTISLSRSSVEYFKSVAKDNQTQYQKMIRSVLDHYASKYRQGNEAGSSGKKKQHRIG